The genomic interval CGGCCGCGCGCCTCCAGCATCGGCAGCGCGCAGTCGGTCCCGCCGAAGGGCAGGCTGGCCGTCTTCGCCAGCACGTCGTCCAGCCGCTCGCGCGGCGAGATCGACAGCGTCGACAGCCCGGTGGGGAACCCGGCGTGCAGGCTGGGCCGCGTCCCCGCCGTGAAGGCGGTGAAGAAGTGCCGCGGCTCGGTGGCCGCCGTCACCAGCGCCATGGCCGCCGCCGCCTCGCGGCAGCTCACGAAGTCCAGCCCCTGCACCGGGGCCATCATCGACCCCGACACGTCCAGCGCCAGCATCGTGCGCCGTCCGCTCGGCTCCACCGCCCCGAAGGCCAGGTAGAAGGCCGCGTCGAGCGCGTCCACCACCTGGGCCACCGGCGCCCACGTGTGCTTCCCGCGCACCCCCCGCCCGGCGGCGTAGGTGCGCAGCGCCGCCAGCACCTGCACCGGGTGCACGCGCGCCCGCTTCAGCGCGCCCGCGTCGGCGATCCGCGCCGCCACGGTGCGCGACGCGTCGCTCCCCGGCGCCAGCACGCCCACCCGGGTGAGCGTGGCCAGGTTCCGCACCAGCGCGGTGAGCGGCATCTCCTCCAGGAGCGCCTCCCACACCGCCGGCTCGGTGAGCAGCTGCGTGGGCAGCATCTCGCGCGTCAGCCGGTGCTCGCGCACCAGCGCCGCCGCGCGCGCCGGCGCCACCTCCGCCCCGGCGTGCAGCTCCGCCACCGCGCGGACCAGCCGCACGGCCTCGGTGTCGGGCGCCTCGCCCAGCTCGCCGGTGACCGCCCGGCGCAGCAGGGCCCGCTGCTCGTCGTCTGCCGGCCGCG from Longimicrobium sp. carries:
- a CDS encoding TROVE domain-containing protein encodes the protein KHVSTRLRHLSTPQAEPIPGSTQIPNSAGGYAWAVDHWTRLDRFLVLGAEGGTYYIGERELTVENAKAVVDCLAEDGVRVVQRTVEISESGRAPKNDPALFVLAMAAGLGDTATRAAALASLERVARTGTHLFHWLQYVKAFRGWGRGVRRAVGRWYTARPPRELAYQLLKYPQRDGWSHRDALRLAHPRPADDEQRALLRRAVTGELGEAPDTEAVRLVRAVAELHAGAEVAPARAAALVREHRLTREMLPTQLLTEPAVWEALLEEMPLTALVRNLATLTRVGVLAPGSDASRTVAARIADAGALKRARVHPVQVLAALRTYAAGRGVRGKHTWAPVAQVVDALDAAFYLAFGAVEPSGRRTMLALDVSGSMMAPVQGLDFVSCREAAAAMALVTAATEPRHFFTAFTAGTRPSLHAGFPTGLSTLSISPRERLDDVLAKTASLPFGGTDCALPMLEARGRKWEVDLFVVYTDNETWAGSVHPAQALRQYREASGIAAKLVVVAMASNGFSIADPDDAGMLDVVGFDAATPALIADFAR